One region of Pseudomonadota bacterium genomic DNA includes:
- the galT gene encoding galactose-1-phosphate uridylyltransferase: MSEVRLNLITGDWVVIATERAKRPEDFVHIKQKKEVPAYVATCPFCKGNEDKTPPETFSLKGPDDNWLVRCVPNKFSAFSPEGEIVKTKIDFKQHITGVGLHEVIVEAPEHNMTTALLPVAHIEQILLAYKNRQLAFYEDSRIEHVIIFKNHGEGAGTSLEHPHSQIVGTPVFPGQVMHRLEEAIRNYYYVNFGECLYCLYLKDEQKDKIRIISENDSFVAFVPYAALSPFHVWIFPRKHNACFGHITETEISDLAVILKDTLLRIYVGLDNPDFNYVIRSLSSAGADSKFFHWYMAIIPKVTQIAGFELGTGMFINTAMPEESARFLREVKIL; this comes from the coding sequence ATGTCAGAAGTCCGTTTAAACCTTATAACCGGCGATTGGGTTGTGATTGCGACAGAACGTGCAAAGCGCCCGGAAGATTTCGTCCATATAAAACAAAAAAAGGAAGTACCAGCTTACGTTGCTACCTGTCCCTTTTGTAAAGGAAATGAGGACAAGACCCCGCCAGAAACCTTTTCGCTAAAAGGGCCTGATGATAACTGGCTGGTAAGATGCGTGCCGAATAAATTTTCCGCCTTTTCACCTGAGGGCGAAATAGTCAAAACAAAAATAGATTTTAAACAACACATTACAGGCGTTGGGCTCCATGAAGTGATTGTTGAGGCACCGGAACACAATATGACAACTGCATTGCTCCCTGTTGCTCATATTGAACAAATATTGCTTGCCTATAAAAATCGTCAACTCGCATTTTATGAAGACTCAAGAATTGAGCATGTGATTATATTCAAAAATCACGGCGAAGGCGCTGGCACCTCTCTGGAACATCCCCATTCACAAATTGTCGGCACGCCGGTATTTCCGGGACAGGTCATGCACCGTCTCGAAGAGGCAATCAGGAACTATTATTACGTTAATTTTGGAGAATGTCTTTATTGCTTGTACTTGAAAGATGAGCAAAAGGACAAAATACGAATCATCAGTGAGAACGATTCCTTTGTCGCCTTTGTGCCCTATGCCGCTTTGTCGCCTTTTCATGTATGGATTTTTCCCAGGAAACATAACGCATGTTTTGGCCATATAACAGAAACGGAAATATCAGATCTTGCCGTTATACTTAAAGATACGCTTTTGCGTATCTATGTCGGACTTGATAATCCGGATTTTAACTATGTCATAAGGTCTTTGTCGTCGGCAGGCGCTGATTCAAAGTTTTTTCACTGGTATATGGCAATAATACCGAAGGTAACTCAGATAGCAGGAT